In a single window of the Amycolatopsis sp. cg5 genome:
- a CDS encoding GNAT family N-acetyltransferase → MKADVIDAEHASRVTKVDSLLPEIPVLNADDVQLVGDPEMITVSVGDSAGSGLATRRSVPEDSPRSSWQALTEHRLELKLAGPEPAAAISALLDQWELHLANVARKGDTETAAVIARPSRDTIGSAELLQHGFAPVVGIAVRPAERLATTGPVTTPGVRIRPAELGDLPTAVHLQLELQRYDAQFGMTTMRPNAEEMVTEELRGLLSDEPTMWIAELYGQPLGMVRVQLPDQSFWISSCVNAARVGYLSSLAVAEPARSSGVGTALANHAHQVLEESGAEVTLLHHALASPQSTPFWYAQGYRPLWTFWQRRPAVR, encoded by the coding sequence ATGAAAGCCGATGTGATAGATGCGGAGCACGCGTCGAGGGTCACCAAGGTGGACTCCCTGCTCCCCGAAATCCCCGTCCTCAACGCCGATGACGTGCAGCTCGTCGGCGATCCCGAGATGATCACGGTGAGTGTCGGCGACTCCGCTGGCTCCGGTCTCGCGACGCGTCGCTCCGTGCCGGAAGACTCTCCGCGTTCCTCTTGGCAAGCGCTTACCGAGCACCGGCTGGAACTCAAACTGGCGGGCCCGGAACCGGCGGCGGCCATCTCCGCGCTCCTTGATCAGTGGGAACTGCATCTCGCAAATGTCGCTCGAAAGGGTGACACCGAAACCGCCGCGGTGATCGCCAGGCCAAGTCGCGACACGATCGGTTCCGCGGAACTGCTGCAGCACGGTTTCGCCCCGGTGGTCGGGATCGCCGTCCGGCCGGCGGAACGCCTCGCCACGACCGGCCCGGTCACCACGCCCGGTGTCCGCATCCGGCCCGCCGAACTCGGCGACCTGCCCACGGCGGTGCACCTGCAGCTCGAACTGCAGCGCTACGACGCGCAGTTCGGCATGACCACGATGCGCCCCAACGCGGAAGAGATGGTCACCGAAGAACTGCGCGGGCTGCTCTCCGACGAGCCGACGATGTGGATCGCCGAGTTGTACGGCCAGCCGCTCGGCATGGTCCGGGTGCAGCTGCCCGATCAGTCCTTCTGGATCTCCTCGTGCGTCAACGCGGCGCGCGTCGGTTATCTGTCGTCCTTGGCGGTCGCGGAACCCGCGCGGTCGTCCGGTGTCGGAACCGCGCTGGCCAACCACGCGCACCAGGTGCTGGAGGAGTCGGGCGCGGAGGTCACGCTGCTGCACCACGCGCTGGCCAGCCCGCAGTCGACGCCGTTCTGGTACGCGCAGGGTTATCGCCCGCTCTGGACCTTCTGGCAGCGACGGCCCGCTGTTCGGTAA
- a CDS encoding SAM-dependent methyltransferase translates to MSDHRDNAPKTPDGVDTTKPSAARVYDWYLGGTQNWAVDREFGRRVEQLWPLIKPISRQNRAFMGRVVRAALDAGIRQFVDLGSGVPTVGNVHEIVGDRLPGGGAKVVYVDYEPVAVAHSTLILEQDEATEWAGIAQQDIRKPHEVFRDPTVSRLIDWDEPVCVLMITVMHFVGPDDDPEGLIAQYRSKLAPGSWIGLTHAACKDSAPPDRAAEVHRFIDAYKDTSNPAWMRTDEEILPWFGGWPLLEPGMTSLPDWRPTADPNPIEAQTRHFAWCAVAEKPRQS, encoded by the coding sequence ATGTCAGACCACCGCGACAACGCACCGAAGACGCCGGACGGCGTGGACACCACGAAGCCGTCCGCGGCCAGGGTCTACGACTGGTATCTGGGCGGGACCCAGAACTGGGCCGTCGACCGCGAGTTCGGGCGCCGGGTGGAGCAGCTGTGGCCGCTGATCAAGCCGATCTCCCGGCAGAACCGGGCGTTCATGGGCCGCGTGGTGCGCGCGGCGCTGGACGCGGGCATCCGCCAGTTCGTCGACCTGGGCTCCGGGGTGCCGACGGTCGGGAACGTGCACGAGATCGTCGGCGACCGGCTCCCCGGCGGCGGCGCGAAGGTGGTGTACGTCGACTACGAGCCGGTCGCGGTCGCGCATTCCACGCTGATCCTGGAGCAGGACGAAGCCACCGAATGGGCGGGCATCGCGCAGCAGGACATCCGCAAGCCGCACGAGGTCTTCCGCGACCCGACGGTCAGCCGCCTGATCGACTGGGACGAGCCGGTCTGCGTACTGATGATCACGGTGATGCATTTCGTCGGCCCCGACGACGACCCCGAGGGCCTGATCGCGCAGTACCGGTCCAAGCTCGCGCCGGGCAGCTGGATCGGCCTGACCCACGCGGCCTGTAAGGACAGCGCCCCGCCCGACCGCGCGGCGGAGGTCCACCGGTTCATCGACGCGTACAAGGACACGAGCAACCCGGCGTGGATGCGGACCGACGAGGAGATCCTCCCCTGGTTCGGCGGCTGGCCACTGCTGGAACCGGGGATGACCTCGCTCCCGGACTGGCGCCCGACCGCGGACCCGAACCCGATCGAGGCTCAGACTAGGCACTTCGCTTGGTGCGCCGTGGCCGAGAAACCCCGCCAAAGCTGA